The genomic stretch CAACGCTTAAATGTAAAACACAGCTCGCGCCAACTATTGGGCGAGCTGAGTTTAGGTGAGCAGCAAATGGTGGAGATCGCCAAAGCGCTGTCATTTAAATCACAAGTGATCGTGATGGACGAACCGACCGACGCATTAACAGACAGCGAAACGAAATCATTATTTAAGGTGATTAACGAACTGCGTAACGAAGGCTGCGGCATTGTTTATATCTCGCACCGTTTAAAAGAAATTTTTGAGATCTGCGATGACATTACCGTATTACGTGATGGTAAATTTATTGCTGAAATAGCCGTGTCCGATATTGATGAAGATGGCTTAATTGAAAAAATGGTTGGTCGCCGTCTTGATGAAATTTATCCGCGTATCGATGCTAAACACGGCACCTTATGTTTGGAAGTTGAAAACATCGTTGCACCAGGTGTGCATGATGTCAGTTTCACGTTAGACCATGGTGAAATTTTAGGTATTTCAGGTTTAATGGGCGCTGGCCGTACCGAATTAATGAAAGCGATTTATGGCGCGCTACCACGCCAGTCAGGCGATGTAATTCTCGATGACAAAGTGGTGAGCCCGATCACCCCGCGTGATAGTTTGGCTAATGGTATTGCTTATATCTCTGAAGATCGTAAAGGTGATGGTCTTATTCTTGGGCTGTCAGTGAAAGAAAATATGTCTTTGTGTGCGTTAGACGCCTTGTCGAAAGGTCTACAATTAGACCACGTTAAAGAAGCGACTGCAGTAGAAGACTTCATGCGTCAGTTTAATGTGAAAACCCCGAGTCGCGATCAAATCATTGGTAACTTGTCTGGTGGTAATCAGCAGAAAGTCGCGATTGCCAAAGGCTTGATGACCCGTCCTAAAGTACTCATCTTAGACGAACCAACCCGTGGTGTGGATGTGGGTGCTAAAAAAGAGATCTACCAGTTAATCAATCAATTTAAAGCGGAAGGCATGAGCATCATCCTAGTGTCGTCAGAGATGCCAGAAGTATTGGGCATGAGTGACCGTATTTTAGTGATGCACGAAGGCCGTATCAGTGGTGAGTTTATAGCTGCAGACGCGGATCAAGAAAAGCTAATGGCATGTGCCGTTGGTAAAAAAATCAATGAGGCAGGGCTATGAGCCAGAACCAAGTGGCAAATAGCAATGCTAGCACTAATACCAACAATAATTCCAATTCCAATAAAAATGTGACCGGTGATGTTATGACGAAAACTTTAACCCAAAAATTCTTTACTAAAGAATGGTTTTTTGAACAAAAATCATTAATTGCCTTAATTTTATTGATTGTGGTGGTGTCTTTCTTGAACCCACATTTTTTCACTACGGGTAATATTTTAAACATATTGCGTCAAACATCGGTGAGCGCGATCATCGCTGTGGGCATGACCTTAGTGATTTTAACCGGTGGTATTGATTTAGGTGTTGGCTCGGTATTAGCCCTCTGTGGTGCCTTTGCCGCGTCCTTAATATCAATGGAAGTGTCAGTGATGATTGCGGTGCCAGTGGCATTGTTTGCGGGCGCTGCATTAGGTGCTATGAGCGGTATTATTATCGCCAAAGGTAAGGTGCAAGCCTTTATCGCCACGCTGGTTACCATGACATTATTACGCGGTGTGACGATGGTTTATACCGACGGTCGCCCAATTTCAACTGGTTTTACTGATGTTGCTGATAGCTTCTCGTGGATCGGTACAGGTTACTTATTAGGTGTGCCAGTGCCAATCTGGTTAATGGTTATTGTGTTTGCATCGGTTTGGTATTTACTTAACCACACACGCTTTGGTCGTTATGTTTATGCGCTTGGTGGTAACGAAGCTGCGACACGTTTATCAGGGATTAACGTTGATAAAGTGAAGATTGGTGTGTATGCCATTTGTGGTGTACTGGCTGCATTAGCGGGTCTGATTGTTACTTCACGTCTGTCATCTGCGCAACCAACTGCTGGTATGGGTTATGAGCTAGATGCGATTGCTGCGGTAGTTGTCGGCGGTACCAGTCTTGCTGGTGGTAAAGGCCGTATTATGGGCACGTTAATCGGTGCATTAATTATCGGTTTCCTAAATAACGCCTTAAACCTATTAGATGTATCTTCATATTTCCAAATGATTGCTAAAGCTGTGGTGATATTACTGGCAGTATTAGTCGAAACGAAAAAGAAATAACAATCATAATAATAAAACCATGATAGCAACAATACAAACACGATAAATAATCATAACAAAATCTGTGAACCTCATACCCTATCGAGGCAGCAGAATTAACTAATAAGAAGGTATATGTAATGAAAAAATTAGCAACCTTGATCTCTGCTGCTCTCGTTTCAGCATCTTTTAGTGCAACGGTAATGGCGCAAGATTCGATTGCCATGGTCGTTTCTACACTAAACAACCCTTTCTTTGTCACCATGAAAGAAGGTGCAGAAGCGAAAGCTGAAGCCTTAGGTTATGAGTTAATTGTGCTGGATTCGCAGAACGATCCAAGTAAAGAATTATCGAATGTTGAAGACTTAACGGTACGTGGTGTTAAAGCGATTCTAATCAACCCAACGGATTCAGATGCAGTATCGAACGCTATCCGTATGGCTAACCGTTCAGGCATTCCGGTATTAACAT from Moritella marina ATCC 15381 encodes the following:
- the rbsA gene encoding ribose ABC transporter ATP-binding protein RbsA; translated protein: MTQAILKLSGIEKSFPGVKALDNACLNVYPGKVMALLGENGAGKSTLMKVLTGIYHMDKGAINYQGSDVTFDGPRHSQEVGISIIHQELNLIPELTIAENIFLGREKTNVFGGIKWAEMYRDADALLQRLNVKHSSRQLLGELSLGEQQMVEIAKALSFKSQVIVMDEPTDALTDSETKSLFKVINELRNEGCGIVYISHRLKEIFEICDDITVLRDGKFIAEIAVSDIDEDGLIEKMVGRRLDEIYPRIDAKHGTLCLEVENIVAPGVHDVSFTLDHGEILGISGLMGAGRTELMKAIYGALPRQSGDVILDDKVVSPITPRDSLANGIAYISEDRKGDGLILGLSVKENMSLCALDALSKGLQLDHVKEATAVEDFMRQFNVKTPSRDQIIGNLSGGNQQKVAIAKGLMTRPKVLILDEPTRGVDVGAKKEIYQLINQFKAEGMSIILVSSEMPEVLGMSDRILVMHEGRISGEFIAADADQEKLMACAVGKKINEAGL
- the rbsC gene encoding ribose ABC transporter permease, whose amino-acid sequence is MSQNQVANSNASTNTNNNSNSNKNVTGDVMTKTLTQKFFTKEWFFEQKSLIALILLIVVVSFLNPHFFTTGNILNILRQTSVSAIIAVGMTLVILTGGIDLGVGSVLALCGAFAASLISMEVSVMIAVPVALFAGAALGAMSGIIIAKGKVQAFIATLVTMTLLRGVTMVYTDGRPISTGFTDVADSFSWIGTGYLLGVPVPIWLMVIVFASVWYLLNHTRFGRYVYALGGNEAATRLSGINVDKVKIGVYAICGVLAALAGLIVTSRLSSAQPTAGMGYELDAIAAVVVGGTSLAGGKGRIMGTLIGALIIGFLNNALNLLDVSSYFQMIAKAVVILLAVLVETKKK